A window of Lentibacillus sp. Marseille-P4043 contains these coding sequences:
- a CDS encoding MarR family winged helix-turn-helix transcriptional regulator — protein MEKADFIGESIEYIHRYTMKSLQKQAEEHGVTIPQVRVIGEVFAHKTVSIKLLSQNLKMTQSTVSDIVERLMSKDFLVKTPNERDKRLVDISLSPRLAEDIDESISQLKNQSLIGVVDLLNPKEQEMVEEGMQLLVSAVKKKMMVEGMNDYEYPDILYFSEKDKRKK, from the coding sequence TTGGAAAAGGCTGATTTTATTGGGGAATCCATTGAATATATACATCGTTATACAATGAAAAGTCTTCAGAAACAAGCAGAGGAGCATGGTGTTACCATTCCCCAAGTGAGGGTCATTGGAGAAGTGTTTGCTCATAAAACGGTAAGTATTAAACTACTCTCTCAAAATTTAAAAATGACGCAAAGTACTGTTTCGGATATTGTTGAAAGACTGATGTCAAAAGATTTTCTGGTGAAAACTCCTAATGAGAGGGATAAACGTCTGGTAGATATTTCTTTGTCACCCAGACTAGCTGAAGATATAGATGAAAGCATATCGCAGCTTAAAAATCAGTCGTTAATTGGCGTTGTAGATCTTTTAAATCCTAAAGAACAAGAGATGGTGGAAGAGGGAATGCAATTATTGGTGTCGGCTGTTAAGAAAAAAATGATGGTTGAAGGCATGAATGATTATGAGTATCCCGATATTCTGTACTTCTCCGAAAAAGACAAACGAAAAAAATAA
- the cwlD gene encoding N-acetylmuramoyl-L-alanine amidase CwlD — protein sequence MGRTGKVISWGAGLVLLAFLIQFPIQKTESTWESWSLPLAGKTIVIDPGHGGPDGGAVGKDETLEKDIALMVAKKLQDYLQQSGALVYLTREKDVDLAEDGTSGLARRKSEDIRKRLSFIHDKKADFFVTIHLNAIPSTRWSGAQTFYHPKFEESKHLAKMIQAEVIRNLENTKRSALAINNIYLLKHAEVPGSLVEIGFLSNEHERELLKQGDYQRKMAGSIYEGILRYVTEDVEEEEE from the coding sequence ATGGGACGTACGGGGAAAGTTATCAGCTGGGGGGCAGGTTTAGTACTTTTAGCGTTTTTAATTCAATTTCCGATTCAAAAGACGGAATCAACATGGGAATCATGGTCCTTACCGCTTGCAGGTAAAACAATTGTTATTGATCCTGGACATGGTGGCCCTGATGGTGGAGCTGTTGGTAAAGATGAAACCCTTGAGAAGGATATTGCACTGATGGTTGCCAAGAAACTGCAGGACTACTTGCAGCAATCGGGCGCACTAGTTTATTTAACAAGGGAAAAGGACGTTGATTTGGCAGAGGATGGAACAAGTGGATTAGCTCGGAGAAAATCAGAGGATATTCGTAAGCGACTTTCATTTATCCATGATAAAAAGGCGGATTTTTTTGTCACGATTCATTTAAATGCCATCCCTTCAACTCGCTGGAGTGGGGCGCAAACATTTTATCACCCTAAGTTTGAGGAAAGTAAACATTTGGCAAAAATGATCCAGGCAGAAGTTATTCGCAACCTTGAAAATACCAAACGTTCGGCATTAGCTATTAATAATATATATTTATTAAAACACGCAGAAGTTCCCGGTTCGTTAGTAGAAATTGGCTTTTTATCGAACGAGCATGAACGGGAATTGCTGAAACAAGGGGATTACCAACGGAAAATGGCTGGCAGTATATATGAGGGTATTTTGCGGTATGTGACAGAGGATGTAGAAGAGGAAGAAGAGTAA
- a CDS encoding KinB-signaling pathway activation protein, translating into MNSRKWVRLFLTTLAIGGAAGIITSFFVKTASYTKWLNPFDFFDLLGVLIFFMGLGFVFSLVSQTGFFAYLFINQFGLGIFRSFWPTVQVLLIVFVVFDLIYFPYNASDDGSLLLYILIAASILIYGWIIAKIKAKETNQRAFIPALFLMVVMTTIEWVPGLRTSGTEYAWLMIVPLLACNTYQLLILHRINKPDPKKPSEESKVEKNGSTKRKNTSANKA; encoded by the coding sequence TTGAATAGTCGTAAATGGGTAAGATTGTTTTTAACAACATTGGCAATTGGTGGTGCTGCTGGGATAATTACCAGTTTCTTTGTAAAAACAGCTTCCTATACAAAATGGTTAAACCCATTTGATTTTTTTGATTTATTAGGTGTGCTCATCTTTTTTATGGGCCTTGGCTTTGTGTTTAGTCTTGTTAGCCAAACTGGTTTTTTTGCCTATTTATTCATTAATCAATTTGGGTTAGGTATATTTCGTAGTTTTTGGCCAACCGTTCAAGTATTATTAATTGTCTTCGTGGTTTTTGATTTAATTTATTTTCCGTATAATGCCTCTGATGATGGTTCGTTATTGTTATACATTTTAATTGCCGCATCGATACTTATTTATGGGTGGATTATTGCTAAAATAAAAGCGAAAGAAACAAACCAACGGGCATTTATTCCAGCGCTTTTTTTAATGGTTGTGATGACGACAATTGAATGGGTTCCAGGTCTGCGTACTAGTGGGACGGAATATGCATGGCTGATGATCGTTCCTTTATTGGCTTGTAATACGTATCAACTATTGATTCTGCATCGAATTAATAAACCTGATCCAAAGAAGCCTTCTGAGGAAAGCAAAGTGGAAAAAAACGGCTCGACTAAGCGTAAAAATACGAGTGCAAATAAAGCGTAG
- a CDS encoding tyrosine-type recombinase/integrase, giving the protein MRLHNLRHTHVTLMFGMGVPVKIVSERLGHEKVELTLNTYAHLLPSMQIEAVKTFNENMQKHKNEHSVK; this is encoded by the coding sequence ATTCGCTTACATAATTTAAGACACACGCACGTAACACTAATGTTTGGAATGGGTGTACCAGTTAAAATAGTGTCTGAACGATTAGGTCACGAAAAAGTGGAATTAACATTAAATACTTATGCTCATTTATTACCATCGATGCAGATTGAAGCTGTAAAAACATTTAATGAAAACATGCAAAAGCATAAGAACGAACATTCGGTAAAATGA
- a CDS encoding efflux RND transporter periplasmic adaptor subunit, with protein MKRKKIIYLCVVLFIGINICLIAFDKEENVERKSYVTDWAKTFKADMYEKIDKPGVLAAIEENDIYFNDNMGSFQGFLVDEGTQVNVGDELYTYQVQDYFATKAQLESEIDKINGEISAIEQAISTISFYQVPRINVSLGNEDDSEETTIPSVEADYMKKQYLTQKENELAQKNAQLESVQTQLTELQMSGDTITVESPYQGNITMVSESLADPLITIESTQLYVKGELTEKERMEMEQGMPVEVAVSENDTVLQGTINKISDSPKTVDISGKSIYPFAVSFADEAEQEELLPGFHANMAITMDESTGATVAHDDVIFGNSIWKMTSEGKLSKQKIKKGIHSNQRQEITEGANFGDLVAEDHKSQFRSGATFITPLKLDEVRWKQLFDADEFWKSFVTGLLSR; from the coding sequence ATGAAGCGGAAAAAAATTATCTATTTATGTGTTGTCTTGTTTATTGGTATTAACATTTGCCTCATTGCTTTTGATAAAGAAGAAAATGTTGAAAGAAAGTCTTATGTAACAGATTGGGCGAAAACGTTTAAAGCGGATATGTACGAAAAAATCGATAAACCAGGTGTTCTGGCTGCGATAGAGGAAAATGATATCTATTTTAATGACAATATGGGAAGTTTTCAAGGATTTTTAGTTGATGAAGGTACGCAGGTGAACGTGGGAGATGAATTGTATACATATCAAGTTCAAGATTACTTTGCCACGAAAGCACAATTGGAAAGCGAAATCGACAAGATAAATGGAGAAATCTCTGCGATTGAGCAAGCAATTTCAACGATTTCATTTTACCAAGTTCCCCGTATTAATGTATCGCTTGGTAATGAGGATGACAGTGAGGAAACAACAATTCCATCCGTTGAAGCGGATTATATGAAGAAGCAATATTTGACGCAGAAGGAAAATGAATTAGCTCAGAAAAATGCACAACTTGAAAGTGTACAAACGCAATTAACAGAATTGCAGATGAGCGGGGATACCATTACGGTAGAAAGCCCTTATCAAGGAAATATAACGATGGTATCCGAATCATTAGCTGATCCGCTTATTACAATTGAATCCACTCAACTATATGTGAAAGGTGAGTTGACGGAAAAAGAGCGAATGGAAATGGAACAAGGAATGCCTGTCGAGGTGGCTGTTTCTGAAAATGACACCGTATTGCAAGGGACCATAAATAAAATTAGTGATTCGCCAAAAACAGTTGATATAAGCGGGAAAAGTATTTATCCATTTGCTGTATCCTTTGCAGATGAAGCGGAGCAAGAGGAATTGTTGCCTGGGTTTCATGCGAATATGGCAATTACAATGGACGAATCAACCGGTGCGACTGTGGCACATGATGATGTGATTTTTGGTAATAGCATTTGGAAAATGACCAGTGAAGGGAAATTATCTAAACAAAAGATTAAAAAAGGAATTCATTCTAACCAGAGGCAAGAAATAACGGAAGGAGCGAACTTCGGTGATTTGGTAGCGGAAGACCACAAAAGCCAATTCCGTTCTGGAGCAACATTTATAACGCCGTTAAAGTTGGATGAAGTTCGCTGGAAGCAATTATTTGATGCAGATGAATTTTGGAAAAGCTTTGTTACTGGGCTGTTGTCAAGATAA
- a CDS encoding MMPL family transporter: MRTIIKGRWAILAIWLIATIVLTVFQPDINAILRDQGQEGTSEDSPSVMANNILKKMETTEGTDNLIVFYDKDKISKSDMKQIGETVSSISDSSSELGITKMIDPFSMPDAKSSLVSEDGTTLMVSYKLDKKGREIDDIQKQFEEKLDNVPVEHYLSGEDFINNDYLKATQAGVEKSAALTVIFILVVLIIAFRSFVTPLVSLLAVAFSYLCSMGIAAQLIDKVGFPVTSLTQMLLVLILFGLGTDYNILLFNRFKEELAKGQSIDDSIVKTYKTAGKTIAYSILTVFIAFLALVFSESPIYQSGVVVVIGVTILLLEILTLTPFIMKVLGKKLFWPSKNVGGHKENKFWGKASSLGVKHPIIITLIILLIIGPMVLFHEEKLNFDTVGELGNDYPSSKAINLVSEHFGKGQSMPATVVIENKKTMDNNESLAVIDDITERLKDMKGVKQVSSVTQPLGEKIDDFYVSDQMGTVTDGLSQTRNGVDTISDGMKEAQEKLGSADFSQVNEMVDGTAELQSGVTALANGLKQIQAGIDDGTSNPQTISNGIASIETNLSEMSSGVSMLADNYGKMQAGYKEMGTHYQGAAQAVLGVKETIALMQSMVADLGDSYADLNNDERYLGLKQTLDGLSSSLSDITPEGINKLNEQYNTVTSGFDTANKNLADISNGLDQMAGGLKKLKEGLGEASSGIGTIVTNMNSVNDGLGKMESGQKQLAEGLNGFSAFGDQLSDVNGGLEEISDGIGQTNGYLTQLNENKSFFIPEEALTNDEFKDSLDAFMSKERTITKMTVILNDDPYSNEALQTIDKMNATVSTGLKGTVLAGAEYGTAGTSATTNDMNNILSRDLNKTTIIVIAGVLLVLFFVIRSFWTPIFITASLVGAYYASMFVVNYIFLDLLGYAGLSSFVPFFSFIIILSLGVDYSIFLMMRFKEYPDLSPKEAIVSASKHIGSVIISAVIILGGTFATLMPAGIVLLSELAISVITGLIVLCFILLPIFLPALMALPERLANLLSGKKKKTVSIEEKTV, encoded by the coding sequence ATGAGAACAATTATAAAAGGACGCTGGGCCATTTTAGCTATCTGGCTAATTGCCACGATTGTGTTGACCGTCTTTCAACCAGATATCAATGCAATATTGCGTGATCAAGGACAGGAAGGCACGAGTGAAGACAGCCCATCTGTCATGGCAAATAATATATTGAAAAAAATGGAGACGACAGAAGGTACAGATAACCTTATCGTTTTTTATGATAAAGACAAAATTTCAAAAAGCGACATGAAACAGATCGGGGAAACGGTAAGTTCAATCAGTGATAGCAGTTCAGAACTTGGAATTACGAAAATGATTGATCCCTTCAGTATGCCTGATGCCAAAAGCTCTTTAGTTTCTGAAGATGGTACGACCTTAATGGTGAGCTATAAGCTTGATAAAAAAGGCAGAGAAATAGATGATATCCAAAAGCAATTTGAGGAAAAATTGGATAACGTACCTGTTGAACACTATTTAAGCGGAGAAGATTTTATCAATAATGATTATTTAAAGGCAACCCAGGCAGGTGTTGAGAAAAGTGCAGCGCTTACGGTTATCTTTATTTTAGTCGTACTTATTATTGCTTTTAGGTCTTTTGTAACACCGCTGGTATCCTTATTAGCTGTAGCATTTTCCTATCTTTGTTCGATGGGAATTGCGGCCCAGTTAATAGATAAAGTAGGATTTCCGGTTACTAGTCTTACTCAAATGCTGTTAGTCCTTATTCTCTTTGGGCTTGGTACAGATTACAACATTCTTCTATTCAACCGATTTAAGGAAGAACTAGCAAAAGGACAATCGATCGATGATTCCATTGTTAAGACTTATAAAACTGCAGGAAAAACAATTGCTTATAGTATACTGACAGTGTTTATTGCATTTCTTGCACTAGTTTTTTCCGAATCACCAATCTATCAATCTGGTGTTGTTGTCGTAATCGGTGTAACCATATTATTACTTGAAATTTTAACGTTAACTCCTTTTATCATGAAGGTGTTAGGCAAAAAGCTGTTCTGGCCGTCTAAAAACGTTGGCGGTCATAAGGAAAATAAATTCTGGGGTAAAGCATCATCCCTTGGGGTAAAGCATCCGATTATCATTACGCTTATCATTCTTCTAATAATCGGGCCAATGGTTTTATTCCATGAGGAGAAACTTAACTTTGATACCGTTGGGGAACTTGGAAACGATTATCCTTCGTCAAAAGCAATTAATTTGGTTTCAGAGCATTTTGGCAAAGGACAATCCATGCCGGCTACGGTTGTCATTGAAAATAAGAAAACCATGGATAACAACGAATCTCTTGCTGTGATTGATGATATTACTGAGAGACTTAAGGATATGAAGGGTGTCAAGCAGGTATCCTCCGTCACACAGCCTTTAGGGGAAAAGATTGATGATTTCTATGTCTCCGATCAAATGGGGACAGTGACAGACGGCTTATCACAAACGCGAAATGGTGTGGATACCATATCTGATGGTATGAAGGAAGCCCAGGAAAAGCTTGGATCGGCAGACTTTTCACAGGTAAATGAAATGGTTGATGGTACGGCAGAACTCCAGAGCGGTGTAACAGCATTAGCTAATGGATTAAAGCAAATCCAAGCTGGAATTGACGATGGGACAAGCAATCCACAAACCATATCAAACGGTATCGCTTCCATCGAAACCAATCTTTCAGAGATGAGCAGTGGTGTATCTATGCTAGCCGATAATTATGGAAAAATGCAGGCTGGATATAAGGAAATGGGAACACATTATCAGGGTGCTGCCCAAGCTGTTCTTGGTGTAAAAGAAACAATTGCCCTCATGCAATCGATGGTTGCTGATCTGGGGGACAGTTACGCTGATCTAAATAATGATGAACGTTACCTGGGATTAAAACAAACATTAGACGGGTTATCGTCCTCTTTAAGTGACATTACGCCTGAAGGTATTAACAAATTAAATGAACAATATAACACAGTCACTTCCGGTTTTGACACAGCCAATAAAAATCTTGCGGATATCAGCAATGGTTTGGATCAAATGGCAGGTGGTTTGAAAAAGCTCAAAGAAGGACTCGGAGAAGCTTCGTCTGGAATAGGTACAATCGTAACGAATATGAATAGTGTGAATGACGGACTTGGTAAGATGGAATCAGGACAAAAGCAGCTTGCTGAGGGGCTTAATGGATTTAGTGCCTTTGGAGATCAATTATCTGATGTAAATGGCGGATTAGAGGAAATTTCCGATGGCATTGGCCAAACGAATGGTTACTTAACTCAGCTGAATGAGAATAAGAGCTTCTTTATTCCAGAGGAAGCTTTGACAAATGATGAATTTAAAGATTCATTGGATGCTTTCATGTCTAAAGAGCGAACAATCACAAAGATGACGGTTATTTTGAATGATGACCCTTATTCAAATGAAGCTTTACAAACGATTGATAAAATGAATGCGACTGTTTCTACTGGGTTAAAAGGTACAGTACTTGCGGGTGCTGAGTATGGAACAGCGGGAACAAGCGCCACAACGAATGATATGAACAATATTTTGTCCAGGGATTTGAATAAAACAACGATTATCGTCATTGCTGGCGTACTGCTTGTTCTGTTCTTTGTTATAAGATCTTTTTGGACACCGATTTTCATTACTGCATCCCTTGTAGGTGCGTACTATGCATCGATGTTCGTCGTAAATTATATTTTCCTAGATTTGCTTGGATATGCAGGCTTGTCTTCCTTTGTTCCATTCTTCTCCTTTATCATTATTTTATCGTTGGGAGTAGACTACAGCATATTCTTGATGATGCGGTTTAAGGAATACCCAGATTTGTCGCCTAAAGAGGCAATTGTATCAGCTTCCAAGCATATAGGTAGTGTGATCATATCGGCAGTCATCATACTTGGGGGTACTTTCGCGACACTCATGCCGGCGGGAATTGTACTTTTATCTGAATTGGCCATTTCGGTCATTACAGGCTTAATTGTACTTTGCTTTATTTTGCTCCCTATCTTTTTACCAGCTTTAATGGCTCTTCCGGAACGTCTAGCCAATTTATTATCTGGTAAAAAGAAAAAAACCGTAAGCATAGAAGAAAAAACAGTATGA
- the fabI gene encoding enoyl-ACP reductase FabI: protein MSDLLNGKNIVVMGVANQRSIAWGITKSLHNAGANLIFTNRQERSQKKLVKLLEENGIQPKLIVSCDVASDESIHSAFSEIKENVGVIHGLIHSVAFANKEELKGEYADTSREGFLLAQEISAYSLAAVTKAAKELMTEGGSIVTQTYLGAERVIKNYNVMGVAKASLEASVRYLAEDVGKYGIRVNAVSAGPIRTLSAKGVSGFNEKSSVIEEKAPLRRNIDQDQVGDATLFFMSELSRGITGEVLHVDSGYHIIGE from the coding sequence ATGTCTGATTTATTAAATGGAAAAAATATAGTTGTAATGGGTGTGGCGAATCAACGGAGTATTGCCTGGGGAATTACCAAATCATTACATAATGCGGGGGCGAATCTAATTTTCACCAATCGGCAAGAACGTTCCCAAAAAAAGCTTGTTAAACTACTTGAAGAAAACGGTATTCAGCCAAAATTGATTGTTTCATGTGACGTTGCAAGCGATGAAAGCATTCATTCGGCATTTAGTGAAATCAAAGAAAATGTTGGCGTTATTCATGGATTAATTCACTCGGTTGCTTTTGCTAATAAGGAAGAATTAAAAGGGGAGTATGCTGATACTTCACGAGAGGGCTTTCTATTAGCGCAGGAAATTAGTGCATATTCATTAGCAGCTGTTACAAAAGCAGCGAAGGAACTAATGACAGAGGGCGGAAGTATTGTTACACAGACATATTTAGGTGCAGAACGAGTCATTAAAAACTACAATGTCATGGGAGTAGCGAAAGCATCATTAGAAGCCAGTGTAAGGTATCTAGCAGAAGACGTGGGTAAATATGGAATACGAGTGAACGCTGTTTCTGCAGGGCCAATTCGGACGCTATCAGCAAAGGGTGTTTCAGGATTCAATGAGAAATCATCTGTAATTGAGGAAAAGGCACCTTTACGACGCAATATTGATCAGGATCAAGTAGGAGATGCAACATTATTCTTCATGAGTGAATTATCAAGAGGTATTACAGGTGAAGTGCTTCATGTCGATTCCGGTTATCACATAATTGGGGAATAA
- a CDS encoding YwaF family protein, with the protein MRGWFVSIEGDPFIAFGSSHLFMLLIYLIGLLFLLTGYNVLQKNSVLFNMIRWILFSLLVLSELAYQTWTIANGVWSVNEHLPLHLCGIASIIAAIALINYNRRLIITAYFIGFIPALLALITPELPYDFPHFRYWKFFIHHIVISWASIFLVFTGSIKITFKSMLGAYFLLILYAIFIGFVINPVFDANYLYLANTPSASTPLDLLGSGSWYYVNLCLLGFVVFILLLGFSRVLDTIKSFKDSL; encoded by the coding sequence ATGAGAGGATGGTTTGTAAGTATCGAGGGGGATCCGTTTATAGCTTTTGGTTCATCTCACCTTTTCATGTTGCTAATCTATTTAATAGGACTATTATTTTTACTTACAGGTTATAATGTACTTCAGAAAAATAGTGTTCTATTCAATATGATACGTTGGATTTTGTTCAGTTTGTTAGTTTTATCGGAATTAGCGTATCAAACCTGGACCATCGCTAATGGGGTTTGGAGTGTGAATGAGCATTTACCACTTCATCTTTGTGGTATCGCAAGTATTATTGCAGCCATTGCATTGATCAACTATAACAGAAGGTTAATTATCACAGCTTATTTTATTGGTTTCATTCCAGCACTCTTGGCACTAATCACACCTGAACTCCCTTATGACTTTCCACATTTTCGTTATTGGAAGTTTTTCATTCATCATATTGTGATCTCCTGGGCGAGTATTTTCCTTGTGTTCACAGGTAGTATAAAAATCACGTTTAAATCAATGCTAGGAGCATACTTCTTGTTAATCCTGTATGCTATCTTTATCGGCTTTGTGATAAATCCGGTATTTGATGCTAACTATCTTTATCTTGCTAATACACCATCCGCAAGCACACCACTTGATTTACTTGGTAGTGGTAGCTGGTATTACGTGAATCTTTGCCTATTAGGTTTTGTGGTATTTATACTTCTTCTTGGTTTTTCCAGAGTGCTTGATACAATTAAATCTTTCAAGGATTCCCTATAA
- the pdaB gene encoding polysaccharide deacetylase family sporulation protein PdaB: protein MEHFYTLRFGKWKRWSVVILLALFTATFLWFQRDGTFSVFSAEGEPTALTKGNKDEANIALTFNISWGEEKVFDILKQLKQENVQATFFLSGEWAERHPEVIEKITEGKHEIGMLGYRYKSYLEQDIEQVKKDLLKAKEVFQKLGYKDVNLVRPPSGHFNEEIIKVAENLGLKVIHWNVNPNDWENPGTNEITDTVMEKTANGDIILLHASDSVKQTAKALKTILPGLKNKGFTFVSLSELINQAHAKSKLVD, encoded by the coding sequence ATGGAACATTTTTATACCTTGCGTTTTGGTAAATGGAAACGATGGTCAGTTGTTATTTTACTCGCCCTATTCACTGCAACGTTTTTATGGTTTCAACGTGATGGAACGTTTTCCGTTTTTTCTGCGGAAGGGGAACCAACCGCTTTAACGAAGGGAAATAAGGATGAGGCTAATATTGCATTAACATTTAATATTAGTTGGGGAGAAGAGAAGGTCTTTGATATATTAAAACAATTAAAGCAAGAAAACGTACAAGCAACCTTCTTTTTAAGCGGCGAATGGGCTGAGCGGCATCCAGAAGTAATCGAAAAGATCACAGAGGGGAAACATGAAATTGGAATGCTTGGATACCGCTACAAAAGTTATTTAGAGCAAGATATCGAACAAGTAAAGAAGGATTTATTAAAAGCGAAAGAAGTATTTCAAAAGCTCGGATATAAAGATGTTAATCTTGTTAGACCACCAAGCGGACATTTTAACGAGGAAATTATTAAGGTAGCAGAAAACCTTGGACTTAAAGTAATCCATTGGAATGTGAATCCAAATGATTGGGAAAATCCAGGGACGAACGAAATCACTGACACTGTTATGGAAAAAACCGCAAATGGTGATATTATCCTACTACACGCATCTGATTCTGTTAAACAGACAGCAAAAGCATTAAAAACCATTTTACCCGGCTTAAAAAACAAAGGCTTTACATTTGTATCACTATCTGAATTAATCAATCAAGCACACGCAAAATCTAAGTTAGTCGATTAA
- a CDS encoding Mrp/NBP35 family ATP-binding protein → MLSKEEVVQLLSSVKDPFLHKTLEETGGVKDVTIKEEKKHVSVKVGIGKTNTGEQMQLQQEIVNILKKNGANTVGLRFEKLPDEVIQKFQPAAEKEQEASLMGGNTKTKFIAVASGKGGVGKSTVTVNLAVSLMRLGKKVGIIDADIYGFSVPDMMGVEERPVVRGEKIFPVERMGVKVISMGFFVEDNSPIIWRGPMLGKMLTSFFKEVEWGDDLDYLLLDLPPGTGDIAMDVHEMLPTCKEVIVTTPHPTAAFVAARAGQMAMKTDHKILGVVENMAYFESKKTGEKEYVFGQGGGKKLAEVLKTQVLGRLPLQQPYEEEDIFAPSVYQQDHPLGKEYHKIAAKVVAEMEE, encoded by the coding sequence GTGTTATCAAAAGAAGAAGTTGTACAATTGCTTAGCTCGGTTAAGGATCCATTTTTACATAAAACGCTAGAAGAAACTGGCGGTGTGAAAGATGTAACAATTAAGGAAGAGAAAAAGCATGTTAGTGTAAAGGTTGGAATCGGCAAGACGAATACAGGGGAACAAATGCAGTTGCAACAAGAAATTGTTAACATTTTAAAGAAAAATGGTGCAAACACTGTTGGACTGCGATTTGAAAAGTTACCTGATGAGGTTATTCAAAAGTTTCAGCCAGCTGCCGAAAAGGAACAAGAGGCATCGTTGATGGGTGGAAACACGAAAACAAAATTTATCGCTGTTGCCAGTGGTAAAGGCGGTGTAGGGAAATCTACCGTTACGGTTAATTTAGCTGTTTCCTTAATGCGCCTCGGTAAAAAGGTCGGAATTATCGATGCTGACATTTACGGTTTTAGTGTACCGGACATGATGGGTGTGGAAGAACGCCCGGTAGTGCGCGGGGAGAAGATATTCCCAGTAGAACGTATGGGTGTAAAAGTTATTTCCATGGGATTCTTTGTGGAAGATAACTCTCCAATTATTTGGCGTGGTCCGATGCTTGGTAAAATGCTAACAAGCTTCTTTAAGGAAGTGGAATGGGGCGATGATCTGGATTATCTCCTTCTTGATTTACCACCAGGTACAGGAGACATTGCCATGGATGTCCATGAAATGTTGCCAACATGTAAGGAAGTTATCGTAACAACACCACATCCAACTGCTGCTTTTGTAGCGGCACGTGCAGGACAAATGGCGATGAAGACAGACCACAAAATATTGGGTGTTGTAGAAAACATGGCCTATTTTGAAAGCAAGAAAACAGGTGAAAAAGAGTACGTATTTGGTCAAGGTGGCGGTAAAAAGCTTGCGGAAGTTTTAAAGACACAAGTGCTTGGGCGCTTACCACTCCAGCAGCCATATGAAGAAGAGGATATCTTTGCTCCATCTGTTTATCAGCAAGATCATCCATTAGGAAAAGAATATCATAAAATCGCTGCAAAAGTTGTGGCGGAAATGGAAGAATAA
- the gerD gene encoding spore germination lipoprotein GerD has product MLRAIFISFAGLTLLIASACGGESGAAGEKADYDTTKKMVVDILQTEDGKKALAEILADDKLKQQLVIQDDAVKKAINEALVSERGKEMWKKLFDDTEFVKGYAKSMSDEHKKLMKELMNDADFQKQMLDLLKNPEMTDQMLEVLKSQKFRSHLEDTIKETLQTPLFQAKMTDILLKAAEEKSKEKGGKSKGEGKGGEGGGK; this is encoded by the coding sequence ATGCTTCGTGCAATTTTTATTTCCTTTGCTGGGTTAACACTTTTGATAGCTAGCGCTTGTGGTGGGGAAAGTGGTGCAGCAGGCGAAAAAGCTGATTACGATACAACCAAAAAAATGGTTGTTGATATATTGCAGACAGAAGATGGAAAAAAAGCACTGGCCGAAATACTAGCAGACGACAAACTTAAACAGCAACTGGTTATTCAAGATGATGCGGTAAAAAAGGCAATAAATGAAGCCCTTGTTTCCGAAAGAGGGAAAGAAATGTGGAAAAAATTGTTCGATGATACCGAATTTGTTAAAGGGTACGCAAAATCAATGTCCGACGAGCATAAAAAGTTAATGAAAGAATTGATGAACGATGCTGACTTTCAAAAGCAAATGCTAGATCTTCTCAAAAATCCGGAAATGACAGACCAAATGCTTGAAGTGTTAAAAAGCCAGAAATTCCGTTCACACCTAGAAGATACAATTAAGGAAACCCTCCAAACTCCATTATTCCAAGCTAAAATGACTGACATATTACTAAAGGCTGCTGAAGAAAAAAGCAAAGAAAAAGGTGGTAAATCAAAAGGAGAGGGTAAAGGTGGAGAAGGTGGCGGTAAATAA